A genomic window from Eleginops maclovinus isolate JMC-PN-2008 ecotype Puerto Natales chromosome 9, JC_Emac_rtc_rv5, whole genome shotgun sequence includes:
- the si:dkey-110c1.10 gene encoding LOW QUALITY PROTEIN: unconventional myosin-Vb (The sequence of the model RefSeq protein was modified relative to this genomic sequence to represent the inferred CDS: inserted 1 base in 1 codon; deleted 1 base in 1 codon), protein MTSLELYSKGARVWIPDPDAVWVSALLLKDYSPGDNNLLLQLSDGKEAHYHLGSPSDLPPLGNPDILEGENDLTALSFLHEPAVLHNLRVRFLDYSSIYTYCGIVLVAINPYDQLPIYGEEVIDAYSGQDMADMEPHIFSVAEEAYRTMTREEKNQSIIISGESGSGKTVSAKFTMRYFAVVGGAAQQTSVEERVLASNPIMESIGNAKTTRNDNSSRFGKYIEIGFGRKGDIIGANMRTYLLEKSRVVFQASAERNYHIFYQLCASRELPEMRSFKLDAPENFRYTSQGGEMQIPGTDDLLDLERTRNAFTILGVQSDQQMELFRILSAVLHLGNVNIQASGRNSDRSYIDADDRPLAVFSKLLGVDGPQMAHWLCHRRLAVGGEMLVKPVSGQQALEARDALSKHIYGQLFTWTVQRLNSAVRSQKGQTKSFIGVLDIYGFETFDRNSFEQFCINYANEKLQQQFNRHVFHLEQEEYIREELAWSRIEFSDNQLCINLIEGQLGLFDLLDEECRMPKGSDESWVRKLYDQHLSRQPHPHFQKPRMSNNAFVVLHFADTVQYECDGFLGKNRDTVFEELINILRASQSELVAELFQQQGNVSSAANGSVRSGKRATREHKLTVGFQFRQSLQMLMDTLNSTTPHYVRCIKPNDLKEPFMFDPRRTVQQLRACGVLETIRISAAGFPSRWSYEEFFCRYRLLLHGPLTQDQAQASCRLTLPQLIPDPDQYCFGKTKVFFRAGQVAVLERLRAERLRVAAVIIQSRVRGWLSRIRYSRICWATVTIQRYCRGALARRLALTLRYTKAALVIQKTYRMVAVRQLFLMIRQATITIQAFTRGTTARRRYKQLVVERAAVLLQARVRGWMARQVYRRVRAAVVFMQCCVRRRAARRELMKLKTEARSVEKIRELNKGMEVKLMQLQLKADQEARDAAALRETLHAERGAASAELDALKVTVQKLQSQKQEKPPPCPVISEKEVEERRRAEEKAAQEILELTQELQALRKEKDSFFEEKEDLSARLFEQEQAQEECVQQAVSQASAALRAELDEERRKYQGLLREFTRLEQRYDNLREMSLLTERAKGHRRTDSTQSLSLELSSPTTAPLSPFSSSLPSPEEGRRVSVTSPSLERRDSVWSFQTPMDQLMVSMDMAKDPXVKMKGEDLAHAYDAVRVANKLLESQLRSQSRQREEELEALRGQLSAARSGSSSAAGPQELQEVLEVREQECVRLRRELKELKNTVSLRRLLTQVLPSAFTAETSSCPSRSKAAVTGLLECRKKDENKLIKNLITDIRVDSALSLPPGLPASVVFLCVRQADCSGDQTQARSLCSAAVTAMKAALKKHSKDVDMTALWLKNACLLHDLLHQHSPKQTLESDDLVRLTVDLSDLIRALSDLCIQAYQQLLSITEKRLQNIIVPAMLESETIPGLSGSALKLGVSRKRAGSDPRPVRGDAPSMAAVLRELGALHTALSHQALPPSQMEQAFHQLTYLISASALNTLLLRKDMCCWSRGMQIRYNVSLLEEWLRSKGLQAGGAVATLEPLIQAVQLLQAGKKSEADAKALVQTCTALSSQQIVKILTLYTPNSDLDERVTLNFIRTVQGLLKGSSDGQPPQLLMDVRRVFPVTFPFSPHPALHAEQLVIPDSLKISFLRRA, encoded by the exons ATGACCTCACTGGAGCTATACAGCAAG GGAGCAAGGGTGTGGATTCCTGACCCTGATGCTGTTTGGGTTTCAGCCCTGCTCCTCAAGGACTACAGCCCCGGAGATAATAATCTGCTGCTACAGCTCTCTGATGGGAAG GAGGCACATTACCATTTGGGGTCCCCCTCTGATCTCCCCCCGCTGGGGAACCCTGACATCCTGGAGGGGGAGAATGACCTGACAGCTCTCAGCTTCCTCCATGAACCTGCTGTCCTGCACAATCTGCGGGTTCGATTCCTGGACTATAGCAGCATCTACACGTACTGTG GTATCGTGTTAGTGGCCATCAATCCCTATGACCAGCTGCCCATATATGGAGAGGAGGTGATCGATGCTTACAGCGGGCAGGATATGGCCGACATGGAACCTCACATCTTTTCTGTAGCTGAGGAAGCCTACCGCACCATGaccag GGAGGAGAAAAACCAGTCGATCATCATCAGTGGAGAGTCTGGCTCGGGGAAAACAGTCTCAGCCAAATTCACCATGCGATACTTTGCTGTGGTGGGAGGGGCGGCCCAGCAGACCAGCGTGGAGGAGAGGGTTCTGGCTTCCAACCCAATCATGGAG TCTATTGGGAATGCTAAAACCACTCGCAATGACAACAGTAGTCGTTTTGGAAAGTACATCGAGATCGGCTTTGGTAGAAAAGGAGACATCATCGGGGCGAACATGAGGACATATCTCCTGGAGAAGTCCAGGGTTGTCTTCCAA GCATCAGCAGAGAGGAACTACCACATCTTCTACCAGCTGTGTGCCTCCAGAGAGTTGCCTGAAATGAGATCCTTTAAACTGG ACGCACCTGAGAATTTCCGCTACACCAGTCAGGGAGGAGAGATGCAGATTCCTGGTACTGATGACTTGTTGGACCTGGAGCGAACTCGCAATGCTTTCACCATCCTGG GTGTGCAGTCTGACCAGCAGATGGAGCTCTTCAGGATCCTGTCAGCTGTTCTGCACCTCGGAAATGTCAACATCCAGGCCAGTGGGAGAAATTCTGACAGGAGTTATATTGAT gCAGACGACCGTCCTCTGGCTGTCTTCTCTAAGCTGTTGGGAGTGGACGGACCTCAGATGGCCCACTGGCTGTGTCACCGCAGGCTGGCTGTGGGGGGAGAGATGCTGGTGAAGCCGGTGTCTGGTCAGCAGGCCTTAGAAGCCCGAGATGCTCTCTCCAAACATATATATGGTCAGCTGTTCACATGGACTGTCCAGAGGCTCAACTCCGCCGTGCGCAGCCAGAAGGGACAGACCAAGTCCTTCATAGGGGTGCTGGACATCTACGG GTTTGAGACTTTTGACCGGAACAGTTTTGAGCAGTTCTGCATAaattatgcaaatgaaaaactgCAACAGCAGTTCAACAGG caTGTGTTCCACTTGGAGCAGGAGGAATACATCCGAGAGGAGCTGGCCTGGAGCAGGATCGAGTTCAGTGACAATCAGCTGTGCATCAATCTGATCGAGGGACAGCTGGGCCTGTTCGATCTGTTGGACGAGGAGTGCAGG ATGCCCAAAGGGTCAGATGAAAGCTGGGTACGGAAGCTGTACGACCAACACCTGAGCAGACAGCCCCACCCTCACTTCCAGAAACCCCGCATGTCTAACAACGCCTTCGTCGTTCTGCACTTCGCCGACACG GTGCAATATGAATGTGATGGCTTCTTAGGCAAGAATCGAGACACAGTCTTTGAGGAGCTCATCAATATTCTCAGAGCGAGTCAG tctgagCTGGTGGCTGAGTTGTTCCAGCAGCAGGGAAACGTTTCCTCTGCGGCTAATGGAAGTGTTCGCTCAGGAAAAAGAGCCACCAGAGAACATAAACTGACAGTGGGTTTCCAG TTCCGTCAGTCCTTACAGATGCTAATGGACACTCTGAACAGCACCACTCCTCACTATGTCCGCTGCATTAAACCCAACGACCTCAAAGAACCCTTCAT GTTTGACCCCAGGAGGACGGTCCAGCAGCTGAGAGCCTGCGGGGTGCTGGAGACAATTCGTATCAGTGCAGCAGGTTTTCCATCCAG ATGGTCGTACGAGGAGTTCTTCTGCCGGTACCGTCTTCTGCTTCACGGTCCCCTGACTCAGGATCAGGCTCAGGCCTCTTGCAGACTCACCCTGCCTCAGCTGATCCCGGACCCGGACCAGTACTGCTTCGGAAAGACCAAAGTGTTTTTCCGGGCCGGTCAGGTGGCTGTCCTGGAGAGGCTGAGAGCGGAGAGGCTGCGTGTCGCTGCTGTGATCATCCAGAGCCGAGTCAGAGGATGGCTGTCACGCATCAGATACAGCAGGATCTGCTGGGCGACTGTCACCATTCAGAGATACTGCAGAGGAGCTCTGGCCAGGCg GCTGGCCCTGACCCTGCGCTACACTAAGGCTGCTTTAGTGATCCAGAAGACGTACCGCATGGTGGCAGTCAGACAGCTGTTCCTCATGATCCGACAGGCCACCATCACCATCCAGGCCTTCACCAGAGGCACAACGGCACGCCGCAGATACAAACAG TTGGTGGTGGAGCGTGCTGCTGTGCTGCTTCAGGCGAGGGTGCGTGGGTGGATGGCGAGGCAGGTGTACAGGCGGGTTCGTGCAGCGGTGGTGTTCATGCAGTGCTGCGTTCGCCGCAGGGCTGCCAGGAGGGAGCTGATGAAACTGAAGACCGAGGCCCGCTCAGTGGAGAAGATTAGAGAGCTCAACAAGGGCATGGAGGTCAAACTGATGCAGCTACAGCTAAAAGCAGACCAGGAG gCCAGGGACGCTGCAGCCTTGAGGGAGACGCTGCATGCAGAGCGGGGGGCCGCCAGTGCTGAGCTGGATGCTCTGAAAGTGACGGTACAGAAACTACAGAGCCAGAAACAGGAGAAGCCTCCGCCCTGCCCCGTCATCAGtgagaaggaggtggaggaaaggaggagagctGAGGAGAAAGCTGCACAGGAGATCCTGGAACTCACACAA GAGTTGCAAGCCCTgcggaaagaaaaagacagtttCTTTGAAGAGAAAGAGGATCTCTCTGCTCGCTTGTTTGAACAAGAACAGGCACAAGAAG agtgtgtgcagcaggcTGTGTCTCAGGCGAGTGCAGCTCTGAGGGCGGAGCTggatgaggagaggagaaagtaCCAAGGTCTCCTGAGAGAGTTCACCAGACTGGAGCAGAGATACGACAACCTCCGGGAGATGAGTCTGCTCACCGAG CGCGCCAAAGGCCACAGAAGGACGGACTCCACTCAGAGTCTGAGCTTAGAGCTTTCTTCTCCCACTACCGCCCCGCTGTCACCCTTCTCATCGTCACTACCCTCCCCAGAGGAGGGCCGCAGGGTCAGCGTGACGTCTCCCTCCCTGGAGAGGAGAGACTCAGTGTGGAGCTTCCAAACACCAATG GATCAGCTGATGGTGAGCATGGACATGGCCAAAGACC CAGTGAAGATGAAAGGAGAGGACCTGGCACACGCTTATGATGCCGTACGAGTGGCCAACAA ACTCCTGGAGAGCCAGCTGCGCAGTCAGAGCCgtcagagggaggaggagctggaggctCTGAGGGGCCAGCTCAGTGCAGCGAGGTCTGgctcttcctctgctgcagggCCACAG gaACTGCAGGAAGTACTAGAGGTCAGAGAGCAGGAGTGTGTGCGACTGAGGAGAGAGCTGAAGGAGCTTAAAAACACAGTCTCGCTCAGACGACTCCTGACACAAG TTCTCCCGTCAGCTTTCACGGCAGAGACGTCCTCCTGTCCTTCCCGGTCAAAAGCAGCAGTCACTGGTTTGCTGGAGtgcagaaagaaagatgaaaacaaGCTCATCAAAAACCTCATCACTG acaTCCGTGTGGACAGCGCCCTGTCTCTGCCTCCTGGCCTGCCTGCCAGTGTCGTCTTCCTGTGTGTCCGTCAGGCCGACTGCAGCGGGGATCAGACTCAGGCCCGCTCCCTCTGCAGTGCTGCTGTCACCGCTATGAAGGCAGCTCTGAAG aaacacagtaAGGATGTAGACATGACAGCTCTGTGGCTGAAAAACGCCTGCCTGCTGCACGACCTGCTGCACCAGCACTCCCCGAAACAG ACCCTTGAATCAGACGACCTCGTTCGCCTGACCGTTGATCTGAGTGACTTGATCCGTGCCCTCAGTGACCTCTGCATCCAGGCCTATCAGCAGCTCCTCTCTATCACTGAAAAACGGCTGCAGAACATCATAG TCCCTGCGATGCTGGAGAGCGAGACCATCCCCGGTCTGTCGGGCTCTGCATTGAAGTTGGGAGTG TCCAGGAAGCGAGCCGGATCAGACCCCCGGCCTGTGAGAGGCGATGCCCCCTCGATGGCGGCGGTGCTGAGGGAGCTGGGAGCGCTGCACACTGCTCTGTCCCATCAGGCTCTGCCCCCCTCACAGATGGAGCAGGCCTTCCACCAGCTCACCTACCTCATCTCCGCCTCTGCTCTCAACACCCTGCTGCTGAGGAAAGACATGTGCTGCTGGAGCCGTGGCATGCAAATACG CTATAATGTGAGTCTGCTGGAGGAGTGGCTGCGGAGCAAAGGGCTGCAGGCAGGGGGCGCTGTGGCCACACTGGAGCCCCTCATCCAGGCGGttcagctgctgcaggctggGAAAAAGAGCGAGGCGGATGCTAAGGCCCTCGTTCAGACCTGCACCGCCCTGTCCAGCCAGCAG attgtgaagatcctgaccctctacacCCCCAACAGTGACCTCGATGAAAGAGTCACACTGAATTTCATCCGTACTGTCCAG GGGCTTCTGAAAGGCTCTTCTGACGGCCAGCCTCCACAGCTCCTCATGGATGTGAGACGAGTGTTTCCTGTCACATTTCCCTTCTCGCCTCACCCCGCCCTCCACGCTGAGCAGTTAGTCATCCCAGACTCCCTCAAGATCTCCTTTCTACGCAGAGCCTAG
- the mbd3b gene encoding methyl-CpG-binding domain protein 3b isoform X2, producing MDKNDRGEEQDEEQRQERGEAGRLYSLCPSGKKFRSKPQLARYLGNQMDLSSFDFRTGKMLMSKLNKNRQRLRYDNNNQNKGKPDLNTSLPVRQTASIFKQPVTKVTNHPNNKVKTDPQKAVDQPRQLFWEKKLSGLNAFDIAEELVKTMELPKGLQGVGPGCTDKTLLSAIASALHTSAAPITGQLSAAVEKNPGVWLNTTQPLCKAFIVTDEDIRKQEELVYSVRKRLEEALMADMLAHVEEAASDGEALKEDGNGSEDMESV from the exons ATGGATAAAAACGA cagAGGAGAAGAGCAAGATGAGGAACAGAGGCAAGAAAGGGGGGAGGCGGGTCGGTTGTATAGTTTGTG TCCATCAGGGAAGAAGTTTCGGAGCAAGCCTCAGCTGGCCCGTTACCTTGGAAACCAGATGGACCTCAGCTCCTTCGATTTCCGCACGGGGAAGATGCTGATGAGCAAGCTGAACAAGAACCGCCAGAGACTGCGCTACGATAACAACAACCAGAACAAG GGTAAACCTGACTTGAACACGTCGCTCCCAGTAAGACAGACAGCATCCATCTTTAAGCAGCCTGTTACCAAGGTTACcaaccacccaaacaacaaagtGAAGACGGACCCTCAGAAAGCCGTGGACCAGCCCCGACAG CTGTTTTGGGAGAAGAAGCTCAGTGGTCTCAATGCTTTTGATATTGCAGAGGAGCTGGTGAAAACCATGGAACTGCCTAAGGGCCTGCAAG GTGTGGGTCCAGGCTGCACAGATAAGACCCTCCTGTCCGCGATAGCGAGCGCACTTCACACCAGCGCCGCTCCCATCACCGGCCAGCTGTCTGCAGCCGTGGAGAAGAACCCCGGAGTGTGGCTCAACACCACACAGCCGCTCTGCAAGGCCTTCATCGTCACTGATGAGGACATCAG gaaACAGGAGGAGCTGGTGTACAGTGTGAGGAAAAGGCTGGAGGAGGCCCTGATGGCTGATATGTTGGCCCATGTCGAGGAGGCTGCCAGTGATGGCGAGGCTCTGAAGGAGGACGGCAACGGCAGCGAAGATATGGAGAGTGTATAG
- the mbd3b gene encoding methyl-CpG-binding domain protein 3b isoform X5, which yields MDKNDPSGKKFRSKPQLARYLGNQMDLSSFDFRTGKMLMSKLNKNRQRLRYDNNNQNKGKPDLNTSLPVRQTASIFKQPVTKVTNHPNNKVKTDPQKAVDQPRQLFWEKKLSGLNAFDIAEELVKTMELPKGLQGVGPGCTDKTLLSAIASALHTSAAPITGQLSAAVEKNPGVWLNTTQPLCKAFIVTDEDIRKQEELVYSVRKRLEEALMADMLAHVEEAASDGEALKEDGNGSEDMESV from the exons ATGGATAAAAACGA TCCATCAGGGAAGAAGTTTCGGAGCAAGCCTCAGCTGGCCCGTTACCTTGGAAACCAGATGGACCTCAGCTCCTTCGATTTCCGCACGGGGAAGATGCTGATGAGCAAGCTGAACAAGAACCGCCAGAGACTGCGCTACGATAACAACAACCAGAACAAG GGTAAACCTGACTTGAACACGTCGCTCCCAGTAAGACAGACAGCATCCATCTTTAAGCAGCCTGTTACCAAGGTTACcaaccacccaaacaacaaagtGAAGACGGACCCTCAGAAAGCCGTGGACCAGCCCCGACAG CTGTTTTGGGAGAAGAAGCTCAGTGGTCTCAATGCTTTTGATATTGCAGAGGAGCTGGTGAAAACCATGGAACTGCCTAAGGGCCTGCAAG GTGTGGGTCCAGGCTGCACAGATAAGACCCTCCTGTCCGCGATAGCGAGCGCACTTCACACCAGCGCCGCTCCCATCACCGGCCAGCTGTCTGCAGCCGTGGAGAAGAACCCCGGAGTGTGGCTCAACACCACACAGCCGCTCTGCAAGGCCTTCATCGTCACTGATGAGGACATCAG gaaACAGGAGGAGCTGGTGTACAGTGTGAGGAAAAGGCTGGAGGAGGCCCTGATGGCTGATATGTTGGCCCATGTCGAGGAGGCTGCCAGTGATGGCGAGGCTCTGAAGGAGGACGGCAACGGCAGCGAAGATATGGAGAGTGTATAG
- the mbd3b gene encoding methyl-CpG-binding domain protein 3b isoform X3, producing MDKNEGEEQDEEQRQERGEAGRLYSLCPSGKKFRSKPQLARYLGNQMDLSSFDFRTGKMLMSKLNKNRQRLRYDNNNQNKGKPDLNTSLPVRQTASIFKQPVTKVTNHPNNKVKTDPQKAVDQPRQLFWEKKLSGLNAFDIAEELVKTMELPKGLQGVGPGCTDKTLLSAIASALHTSAAPITGQLSAAVEKNPGVWLNTTQPLCKAFIVTDEDIRKQEELVYSVRKRLEEALMADMLAHVEEAASDGEALKEDGNGSEDMESV from the exons ATGGATAAAAACGA AGGAGAAGAGCAAGATGAGGAACAGAGGCAAGAAAGGGGGGAGGCGGGTCGGTTGTATAGTTTGTG TCCATCAGGGAAGAAGTTTCGGAGCAAGCCTCAGCTGGCCCGTTACCTTGGAAACCAGATGGACCTCAGCTCCTTCGATTTCCGCACGGGGAAGATGCTGATGAGCAAGCTGAACAAGAACCGCCAGAGACTGCGCTACGATAACAACAACCAGAACAAG GGTAAACCTGACTTGAACACGTCGCTCCCAGTAAGACAGACAGCATCCATCTTTAAGCAGCCTGTTACCAAGGTTACcaaccacccaaacaacaaagtGAAGACGGACCCTCAGAAAGCCGTGGACCAGCCCCGACAG CTGTTTTGGGAGAAGAAGCTCAGTGGTCTCAATGCTTTTGATATTGCAGAGGAGCTGGTGAAAACCATGGAACTGCCTAAGGGCCTGCAAG GTGTGGGTCCAGGCTGCACAGATAAGACCCTCCTGTCCGCGATAGCGAGCGCACTTCACACCAGCGCCGCTCCCATCACCGGCCAGCTGTCTGCAGCCGTGGAGAAGAACCCCGGAGTGTGGCTCAACACCACACAGCCGCTCTGCAAGGCCTTCATCGTCACTGATGAGGACATCAG gaaACAGGAGGAGCTGGTGTACAGTGTGAGGAAAAGGCTGGAGGAGGCCCTGATGGCTGATATGTTGGCCCATGTCGAGGAGGCTGCCAGTGATGGCGAGGCTCTGAAGGAGGACGGCAACGGCAGCGAAGATATGGAGAGTGTATAG
- the mbd3b gene encoding methyl-CpG-binding domain protein 3b isoform X1, translating into MEKKRCDCTALPKGWKMEEVTRKSGLSAGKSDVYYFSPSGKKFRSKPQLARYLGNQMDLSSFDFRTGKMLMSKLNKNRQRLRYDNNNQNKGKPDLNTSLPVRQTASIFKQPVTKVTNHPNNKVKTDPQKAVDQPRQLFWEKKLSGLNAFDIAEELVKTMELPKGLQGVGPGCTDKTLLSAIASALHTSAAPITGQLSAAVEKNPGVWLNTTQPLCKAFIVTDEDIRKQEELVYSVRKRLEEALMADMLAHVEEAASDGEALKEDGNGSEDMESV; encoded by the exons ATGGAGAAGAAAAGGTGTGATTGCACTGCTCTCCCCAAGGGCtggaaaatggaagaagtgaCCAGAAAGTCGGGTTTGTCAGCTGGAAAAAGCGATGTCTATTATTTTAG TCCATCAGGGAAGAAGTTTCGGAGCAAGCCTCAGCTGGCCCGTTACCTTGGAAACCAGATGGACCTCAGCTCCTTCGATTTCCGCACGGGGAAGATGCTGATGAGCAAGCTGAACAAGAACCGCCAGAGACTGCGCTACGATAACAACAACCAGAACAAG GGTAAACCTGACTTGAACACGTCGCTCCCAGTAAGACAGACAGCATCCATCTTTAAGCAGCCTGTTACCAAGGTTACcaaccacccaaacaacaaagtGAAGACGGACCCTCAGAAAGCCGTGGACCAGCCCCGACAG CTGTTTTGGGAGAAGAAGCTCAGTGGTCTCAATGCTTTTGATATTGCAGAGGAGCTGGTGAAAACCATGGAACTGCCTAAGGGCCTGCAAG GTGTGGGTCCAGGCTGCACAGATAAGACCCTCCTGTCCGCGATAGCGAGCGCACTTCACACCAGCGCCGCTCCCATCACCGGCCAGCTGTCTGCAGCCGTGGAGAAGAACCCCGGAGTGTGGCTCAACACCACACAGCCGCTCTGCAAGGCCTTCATCGTCACTGATGAGGACATCAG gaaACAGGAGGAGCTGGTGTACAGTGTGAGGAAAAGGCTGGAGGAGGCCCTGATGGCTGATATGTTGGCCCATGTCGAGGAGGCTGCCAGTGATGGCGAGGCTCTGAAGGAGGACGGCAACGGCAGCGAAGATATGGAGAGTGTATAG
- the mbd3b gene encoding methyl-CpG-binding domain protein 3b isoform X4 gives MVETKAPSGKKFRSKPQLARYLGNQMDLSSFDFRTGKMLMSKLNKNRQRLRYDNNNQNKGKPDLNTSLPVRQTASIFKQPVTKVTNHPNNKVKTDPQKAVDQPRQLFWEKKLSGLNAFDIAEELVKTMELPKGLQGVGPGCTDKTLLSAIASALHTSAAPITGQLSAAVEKNPGVWLNTTQPLCKAFIVTDEDIRKQEELVYSVRKRLEEALMADMLAHVEEAASDGEALKEDGNGSEDMESV, from the exons ATGGTCGAAACAAAAGC TCCATCAGGGAAGAAGTTTCGGAGCAAGCCTCAGCTGGCCCGTTACCTTGGAAACCAGATGGACCTCAGCTCCTTCGATTTCCGCACGGGGAAGATGCTGATGAGCAAGCTGAACAAGAACCGCCAGAGACTGCGCTACGATAACAACAACCAGAACAAG GGTAAACCTGACTTGAACACGTCGCTCCCAGTAAGACAGACAGCATCCATCTTTAAGCAGCCTGTTACCAAGGTTACcaaccacccaaacaacaaagtGAAGACGGACCCTCAGAAAGCCGTGGACCAGCCCCGACAG CTGTTTTGGGAGAAGAAGCTCAGTGGTCTCAATGCTTTTGATATTGCAGAGGAGCTGGTGAAAACCATGGAACTGCCTAAGGGCCTGCAAG GTGTGGGTCCAGGCTGCACAGATAAGACCCTCCTGTCCGCGATAGCGAGCGCACTTCACACCAGCGCCGCTCCCATCACCGGCCAGCTGTCTGCAGCCGTGGAGAAGAACCCCGGAGTGTGGCTCAACACCACACAGCCGCTCTGCAAGGCCTTCATCGTCACTGATGAGGACATCAG gaaACAGGAGGAGCTGGTGTACAGTGTGAGGAAAAGGCTGGAGGAGGCCCTGATGGCTGATATGTTGGCCCATGTCGAGGAGGCTGCCAGTGATGGCGAGGCTCTGAAGGAGGACGGCAACGGCAGCGAAGATATGGAGAGTGTATAG
- the LOC134869569 gene encoding cytochrome b-c1 complex subunit 10-like — protein MVQKILNKFVGAKYVTILKTWIPNMAAWGTVGGVLLVHFTDWRLILDYVPYVNQKFKKDE, from the exons ATGGTTcagaaaatactaaataaattcGTCGGTGCGAAGTATGTCACTATTCTAAAGACGTG GATACCAAACATGGCTGCCTGGGGAACAGTCGGTGGAGTGCTGCTCGTTCACTTCACAGACTGGCGATTAATTCTGGACTATGTGCCATATGTTAATCAGAAGTTCAAAAAGGATGAATAA